The Vicia villosa cultivar HV-30 ecotype Madison, WI linkage group LG1, Vvil1.0, whole genome shotgun sequence genome includes a region encoding these proteins:
- the LOC131657670 gene encoding uncharacterized protein LOC131657670 codes for MTSDDIQKELATCCAHEVTKVIMEELDDRQFSVLIDESRDISVKEQMAVMLMFLNDKGRVVERFIALHHDKDTTSESLKDAFYGILDKYTLSVSRIRGQGYDGASNMRGEFNGLQRKILDENRYAFYVHCYAHRLQLVVVSVASSCSSIHDFFEYISLIVTTTSASCKRRDALTEAQHQDILNKLESDEISIGRGLHQSHSLTRPGDTRWGSHHTTLIRLDQMWSSVLKVLSMVDEDGRGPSQAAVGDVKARLATMRESGWDSLFSDVQEFCVSRGIPVLNMDDEIPVRGRSRVEGRTIANLHHYRAEIFYVAIDKICVEMDHRISEGSNIILDCFSCLDPKNSFSKFNVDKVARLADIYHEDFFNDDRRTIRDQLDTYVLQMVQTEKHLVFPLVYKLIELALILSVSTTSVERAFSAMNIIKSKLRNKNNDVWFNDFMAL; via the exons ATGACTTCCGATGACATTCAAAAGGAGCTTGCGACGTGTTGTGCACATGAAGTTAccaaggtgattatggaagagcttgATGATAGACAATTCTCCGTGCTTATTGATGAGTCACGTGATATATCCGTCAAAGAGCAAATGGCGGTGATGTTGAT GTTTTTGAACGACAAAGGGCGTGTTGTCGAACGATTTATTGCTCTACATCATGATAAAGATACTACATCTGAGTCATTAAAGGATGCtttttatggtattcttgataagTATACGTTATCTGTTTCAAGGATACGAGGGCAAGGATATGATGGAGCTTCAAATATGAGAGGTGAATTTAATGGTTTGCAAAGAAAGATTCTAGATGAAAATCGTTATGCTTTCTATGTCCATTGTTATGCTCACCGTTTGCAATTGGTTGTTGTGTCTGTTGCTAGTAGTTGTTCATCTATTCATGATTTCTTTGAGTATATCTCTTTGATTGTGACCACAACAAGTGCATCTTGTAAGAGGAGGGATGCTTTGACGGAGGCACAACACCAAGATATTTTAAATAAACTTGAGAGTGATGAGATATCTATAGGAAGGGGGTTGCACCAATCACATAGTCTCACTAGACCCGGGGATACTAGATGGGGTTCACATCATACTACATTGATTCGTTTAGATCAAATGTGGTCCTCCGTGTTAAAAGTGCTTAGTATGGTTGATGAAGATGGACGTGGACCATCTCAAGCAGCGG TTGGTGATGTCAAAGCTCGGTTGGCCACAATGAGAGAGAGTGGTTGGGATAGTTTATTTTCCGATGTTCAAGAATTTTGTGTTTCTAGAGGTATTCCAGTTCTAAATATGGATGACGAAATACCGGTTCGGGGTCGTTCAAGGGTAGAAGGGAGGACTATCGCTAATCTTCATCATTACCGTGCAGAGATTTTTTATGTTGCTATTGACAAAATATGTGTGGAGATGGATCACCGCATTAGTGAAGGAAGTAACATTATCCTTGATTGTTTCTCATGTCTTGATCCCAAGAACTCTTTCTCCAAGTTTAATGTTGATAAGGTTGCTCGTCTTGCTGATATTTATCATGAAGACTTTTTTAATGATGATCGCAGAACAATAAGGGATCAACTTGACACTTATGTTCTTCAA atggttcaaactgagaaacaTTTGGTATTTCCATTGGTTTACAAACTTATTGAGTTAGCTTTGATATTGTCGGTGTCTACAACATCGgttgaaagagctttttcagcaatgaaTATTATCAAGTCTAAATTGCGCAATAAGAACAATgatgtgtggttcaatgactttATG GCTTTATAG
- the LOC131657677 gene encoding uncharacterized protein LOC131657677 has protein sequence MQPDLPSFPRTPFGSVSRAFSKSWYKNYTWLEYSEIKDAAYCFYCFLFKQPGRAEHFGFEVFTKSGYRDWKHASKSLKDHVGSHNSLHNSCVTHYDDYNNQRQSVASKFAKATKESEELYNIRLTCSVDCSRYLMAQGMAFRGHDESSASLNKGNFREMVDWVKSTNEQVRDAFDRGGKIAQ, from the coding sequence GTACTCCATTTGGAAGTGTTTCTAGAGCATTTAGTAAATCATGGTATAAGAATTACACATGGTTAGAATACAGTGAGATCAAGGATGCAGCttattgtttttattgctttctctTTAAGCAACCCGGGAGGGCCGAGCACTTTGGTTTTGAAGTCTTCACTAAAAGCGGATATAGAGATTGGAAGCATGCATCTAAAAGCTTGAAAGATCACGTTGGTAGTCATAATAGTTTACACAACTCATGTGTCACGCATTACgatgattataataatcaaagacaAAGTGTGGCAAGTAAGTTTGCTAAAGCAACCAAGGAATCAGAAGAATTGTATAACATTCGTTTGACTTGTTCTGTAGATTGTTCAAGATATCTCATGGCACAAGGTATGGCTTTCCGTGGTCATGATGAATCCTCTGCATCTCTAAATAAGGGCAATTTTAGAGAGATGGTAGATTGGGTAAAATCTACGAATGAACAAGTGAGGGATGCTTTTGATCGTGGTGGAAAAATTGCACAATGA